One genomic region from Natrinema caseinilyticum encodes:
- the hisA gene encoding 1-(5-phosphoribosyl)-5-[(5-phosphoribosylamino)methylideneamino]imidazole-4-carboxamide isomerase — protein sequence MSPETGAEAGGRESFEVIPAVDVQDGAVVQLVQGERGTETTYGDPVEAARRWIDAGAQTLHLVDLDGAFEGDRANAGAIDAVIDAVDVPTQLGGGIRTADDAVDLLERGVDRVILGTAAVEDPSIVAEIGADHPDSVVVSLDAKGGEVVVEGWTEGAGISPVEAAERYEDLGAAAILFTNVDVEGQLEGVATDPVRELVAATDVPVIASGGVATLEDVRALADAGATAVVVGSALYEGNFTLEEAQNAAETVE from the coding sequence ATGAGCCCAGAGACAGGCGCGGAGGCGGGCGGACGCGAGTCGTTCGAGGTGATTCCCGCGGTCGACGTTCAAGACGGCGCGGTCGTCCAGCTCGTCCAGGGCGAGCGCGGCACCGAAACGACCTACGGCGACCCCGTCGAAGCGGCCAGGCGGTGGATCGACGCCGGGGCGCAAACGCTTCACCTGGTCGATCTCGACGGCGCATTCGAGGGCGACCGAGCGAACGCGGGCGCCATCGACGCGGTCATCGACGCCGTCGACGTGCCCACGCAACTCGGCGGCGGAATCCGCACCGCGGACGACGCCGTCGACCTGCTCGAGCGCGGCGTCGACCGCGTCATCCTCGGCACGGCGGCGGTCGAGGACCCGTCCATCGTGGCCGAGATCGGCGCCGACCATCCCGACAGCGTGGTCGTCAGCCTCGACGCGAAAGGCGGCGAGGTCGTCGTCGAAGGGTGGACCGAAGGTGCGGGGATTTCACCCGTCGAGGCCGCCGAGCGATACGAGGACCTCGGTGCGGCCGCGATCCTCTTTACGAACGTCGACGTCGAAGGACAACTCGAGGGCGTCGCGACCGATCCCGTCCGCGAACTGGTCGCCGCGACCGACGTCCCCGTGATCGCGAGCGGCGGCGTCGCGACGCTCGAAGACGTCCGGGCGCTCGCGGACGCGGGCGCTACCGCGGTGGTCGTCGGCAGCGCGCTGTACGAGGGGAACTTCACGCTCGAGGAGGCCCAGAACGCGGCCGAAACCGTCGAGTAG
- a CDS encoding SLC13 family permease: MLPPACAFLAQATATRPEPTTDMVVVFGVVVLALVLFLTERLPIDVTAILLIVVLVVLEPWTNVDPATGISGFANEATITVLAMLILSGGISRTGLVQELGRRMADFAGDSLRRQLFATVAATSPVSGFLNNTPVVALLVPVVTDVANRGQTSPSKLLIPLSYASQMGGMLTLIGTSTNILASDVSARLGSQYPELHRFSMFEFTGLGILVVLVGGLYLIFVGHYLLPERVPPRADYLEAYDVGDYVADLAVVPGSPIAGGTVRDATTVLGSEVDIVQVLHDGTRSVAPRQATALREGDVLVVRTNRDAIATLEDTTGFELVGGPNAVATLPTDEETGVLTELVVSLDSRLVGERLDPERFREEFNAAVLGLRSHGELVAERIVGKRLDVGDTLLVQAPPDTLDRLARRNDVIVAREPPRPEYRANKAPIAVAIMIGVVGVAALELYPILIAALAGVVAMVVSGVLEPNELYDAVEWDVIFLLAGVIPLGIALEETGGAAYLAWLVVQSAGFLPTIVVLWLFYLLTGFLTEVISNNASVVLLIPVAAAAASGIGANPFAFVLAVTFAASTAFLGPIGYQTNLFVYGPGGYRFSDYFRIGAPLQLILSIVTVLGIAFFWGI; encoded by the coding sequence ATGCTCCCGCCGGCGTGCGCTTTTCTCGCACAGGCGACCGCGACCCGGCCCGAACCGACGACGGACATGGTCGTCGTTTTCGGCGTCGTCGTCCTCGCACTCGTCCTGTTTCTGACGGAGCGCCTGCCGATCGACGTCACCGCGATCCTGTTGATCGTGGTGCTCGTCGTCCTCGAGCCCTGGACGAACGTCGATCCCGCGACCGGCATCTCCGGCTTCGCGAACGAGGCGACGATCACGGTGTTGGCGATGTTGATCCTGAGCGGTGGCATCAGCCGAACGGGACTCGTCCAGGAACTGGGGCGGCGGATGGCCGACTTCGCGGGCGACAGCCTGCGGCGCCAACTGTTCGCGACCGTCGCCGCGACCAGTCCCGTCTCGGGATTCCTGAACAACACGCCGGTCGTCGCGCTGCTGGTCCCGGTCGTCACCGACGTCGCGAATCGGGGGCAAACGTCTCCGTCGAAACTTCTCATCCCGCTCTCGTACGCCTCGCAGATGGGCGGGATGCTCACGCTCATCGGTACCTCGACCAACATCCTCGCGAGCGACGTCAGTGCCCGCCTCGGGTCGCAATACCCCGAACTCCATCGGTTCTCGATGTTCGAGTTCACCGGACTCGGGATTCTCGTCGTCCTCGTCGGGGGCCTCTATCTGATCTTCGTCGGCCACTACCTCCTGCCCGAACGCGTCCCGCCGCGTGCCGACTACCTCGAGGCGTACGACGTGGGCGACTACGTGGCCGACCTCGCCGTGGTACCGGGGTCGCCGATCGCCGGCGGGACGGTACGCGATGCGACGACGGTGCTCGGCTCGGAAGTCGACATCGTTCAGGTGCTCCACGACGGGACGCGGTCGGTCGCCCCCCGCCAGGCGACCGCCCTCAGGGAGGGTGACGTCCTGGTCGTCAGGACGAACCGTGACGCGATCGCGACGCTCGAGGACACGACGGGATTCGAACTCGTCGGCGGCCCCAACGCGGTGGCCACGCTCCCGACGGACGAGGAGACGGGCGTTCTCACGGAACTGGTCGTCTCACTGGATTCCCGCCTGGTCGGCGAGCGCCTCGACCCCGAGCGGTTCCGCGAGGAGTTCAACGCCGCCGTCCTCGGATTACGGAGTCACGGCGAACTCGTCGCCGAGCGCATCGTGGGCAAACGCCTCGACGTCGGCGACACGCTGCTCGTTCAGGCACCGCCAGACACGCTCGATCGACTCGCTCGCCGTAACGACGTGATCGTCGCCCGCGAACCGCCCCGCCCGGAGTACCGCGCGAACAAGGCCCCGATTGCCGTCGCAATCATGATCGGCGTCGTCGGCGTCGCGGCCCTCGAACTCTATCCGATACTGATCGCCGCGCTCGCGGGCGTCGTGGCGATGGTCGTCTCCGGCGTTCTCGAACCCAACGAACTGTACGACGCCGTCGAGTGGGACGTCATCTTCCTGCTCGCGGGCGTGATTCCCCTCGGGATCGCACTCGAGGAGACCGGCGGGGCTGCGTATCTCGCCTGGCTGGTCGTCCAGTCGGCTGGATTCCTGCCGACGATCGTCGTCCTGTGGCTGTTTTACCTCCTGACCGGCTTCCTCACGGAGGTCATCAGCAACAACGCGAGCGTGGTACTCCTGATCCCGGTGGCCGCGGCAGCGGCGAGCGGGATCGGTGCGAACCCGTTCGCGTTCGTCCTGGCCGTGACCTTCGCGGCGAGCACCGCGTTCCTCGGTCCGATCGGCTATCAGACGAACCTGTTCGTCTACGGCCCCGGCGGCTACCGGTTCAGTGACTACTTTCGTATCGGTGCGCCGTTACAACTGATTCTATCGATCGTGACCGTACTCGGCATCGCGTTTTTCTGGGGCATCTGA